In one Chitinophaga sancti genomic region, the following are encoded:
- a CDS encoding OmpA family protein, producing MKGKGAGFFWPSFTDLMTSLFFIMLVLYVLTFLKLTYQQRATEEQLKKIKEIQAAVTELPREYFAYDSVYKRFSLVQNIEFDRGKDILKPADEVYLSKVGTSISKLIKDLAVKYAGQDIKYVVIIEGMASNDNYSDNFPLSYKRAWAVLKLWQSRNIVPDPNVCEVQVAGSGTGGIGRYAPGEESRNQRILIQIVPKIGEIKIE from the coding sequence ATGAAGGGAAAAGGAGCAGGGTTTTTCTGGCCTAGTTTTACAGATCTGATGACCAGTCTGTTTTTTATTATGCTGGTATTGTATGTGTTGACATTTTTGAAACTCACGTATCAGCAGCGGGCTACAGAAGAACAATTAAAGAAGATCAAAGAGATCCAGGCGGCAGTGACAGAGTTACCCAGGGAGTATTTTGCTTATGATTCCGTGTACAAACGATTTTCCCTGGTGCAGAATATTGAGTTTGACAGGGGGAAGGATATTTTAAAACCGGCAGATGAAGTCTATCTTTCGAAAGTAGGAACGTCTATCAGTAAACTGATCAAAGACCTTGCTGTGAAATATGCGGGTCAGGACATTAAGTATGTGGTGATTATAGAGGGGATGGCCTCCAATGATAATTACAGTGATAACTTTCCCCTGAGCTATAAGCGTGCCTGGGCGGTATTGAAGTTGTGGCAAAGCAGGAATATTGTGCCTGATCCAAATGTTTGTGAAGTGCAGGTGGCAGGTTCCGGTACCGGGGGTATTGGCCGGTATGCACCTGGAGAAGAAAGCAGGAATCAGCGGATCCTTATTCAAATTGTCCCTAAAATCGGTGAAATTAAAATTGAATGA